TGCTGTCTCTTCATCAGCATGGGTCTTTATTGGAAAAAACTCTTAACAAAACTAAGACATCTAGTTAAAGAGAAACCGTGTGTGTCTTTGAATTTATTAGAATCAGTTCAACAAATTGGAAGGgagactaaataaaaataactgctCCTAAATAGATGGGTTTTGAAGGATGCTTTCCAGTATGGGTTTATGTACAATGAGCAAAACCTTCCAGTCTTAACATATGATAATATACAATGTGGCCTTGAATTTGAAAAcggtgaaaaagaaaaaggtgcaTTTGAAATGGTAGTTTGATTATATTAACTAAATATGTCATCCACAAATGTCGCttcttcaaaatgtattcaggATTTATTGGTTTTCTTAATGACATGGAGCTACTTCTACACACTTTAATTCCTGATTGACCTTTTTGTTCATAATGCCCTcagttttaattcatttaataaacaCTGATCTGAGGTgtctttttctgatttatttgaaataaagttcaataaagttaaaaataaattaaaaagaaggGTTTTGAAACTCAGAAGACTTCAAACGGAACAGTGCCACCTAGTGGTGACACAGCAGACGAGCACTTCCCGTGACGCAGAGGAACGCGGTAAAACGATATTCCGGTTTGTAGAAGGAGGGCAGAAGCAGCATGGCATCCGACAACAGCACCATGGCTAACGTTAACGGAAGAGAGACCGTCCCTCTGAACGGGGAACCGGTCGTGAAGCGGCCCCGGGAGAGTGTCTCGCAGGAATCCTCTCTCCGCTTCCCGAAGGAGCCTATCAACAAAGTGACCGTTGTCCTCGGAGCGCAGTGGGGCGACGAGGGCAAGGGGAAAGTTGTGGACTTGCTCGCCATGGATGCGGATATTGTATGCAGGTGCCAGGTAAACAACTACACTGTCTATTAAACTTCATAATGTTAATTAAAACTGGCTTCTTCAGACAACTGTGGTGTTAGTAAACGTTACTGATAGCTGCTTACCGGAACATGGGGGTTGGTAGCAACCGTTTAGCCACCGTTAGCTCGATATTAATGACGGGGTTCCGACATGGATGTATAGGACTGGATACAGCCTCGGAGGCGGGAccccgttcattcctatgaaagttgctcagtggcgcataAAGCAATCATTTAGGGAAAGTACCCGTATGTGggcccatagagcatgcgcacTTTAGTTTTCCTTAAGTCCCGCCTCCGATCTCCGGCTCTCGGCTTAGTCAGATTaatagagagaggggggagggggactCTGGATTCAgtttttagcacattttacaacttttaaaccATAATGATTCAAACAAGGGCCATTGAGTGTTCTTACTGGGAAAATCCGCTGATTAACAGACGtttctttcccaatgtaagtcatGGGGAAACGTGCAATACCATCGTTTGGCCAATAAGAAAATGTGCTTCATTTTACGGCTCAGTTCCTGGGGGCTTGGGTTCCGACGTCAACAACCTTGCCTGACCTCCCGGATGTAGAAATGCTAAATTGATGCTAGTGAGAACTGCTTTCATGTTATTCATTTTCCGTGGTGATAAAATGTAAACTGGATCCAGCACATGACCTCCAGATACTGATAACCGTACTCCGTGAATGGAACGTTATGTAACGCTTTAAACGGCCCAGCTGTTCCTTGACCTCTCTGCAGTCAAGCCAAGTCAAACTCTGTACAGGCAGGGGCTGTATAATGTGACCAGTGGTGTAAcgtaactaagtacatttgctcaagtactCTTCTTAAGGACAATTCTGACGTACTTATGCTATACTTcagtatttcaatatttttgctGCCTTGTGTTTTCTACCCCAATACAATGCAGATGTCAATACTGCATCTTTACAAGCTttaataacactttaatgcatcaataattataactaaacatataatatacatcattctgaaatgggccaatctgcatagtgagtacttttacttttggtaatttaaatatatttaaatgataatttagttgtacttttacttgggtAATATTTTGATTGCAGGGATTTGACTTGTTACAGTGTATTCCTatactctggtacttctacttttactcaagtacaaaatctgagtacttctcccacctctgattgTGACCCTAAACTCCAATAAAACCCAGGCTGAGGTGTTTGAAAAGACTGTGAAGCTTCAACTGTTCTTGGCGTTGATGGTTTCTGtggatgtgtttttctgtttgcagGGAGGCAACAATGCAGGTCACACGGTGGTGGTGGACTCTGTGGAGTACGACTTCCACCTGCTGCCCAGTGGAGTGCTCAACAAGAAGGCGGTCTCCTTCATTGGTACGAGACCATcctaatgttgtattttatggACTATAATTTGACACGGAGTAGGATCCTAAAGTATATGACGGGAGATAAGGGCGGACACCAAAAGTGTAGCAAACAGCCTTATCAGTTGTAATGTGTCGTGTAGATATGAAGTGTTATTTGTAGTAGCTAAGAACTACTGCCAACCCTGCACTAAATCCTACCTTTTATAGAACccttgtgttgtatttgtttgtattgaagATGGTCTAGATTGGTGTTAATTAATTAAGTCATTGTGTTTCTAATATTTTTTCCACCCCATTTATATCGATGAACATAGACTATAGAATAGAAATGCCCTCATTTTGACAGCAACACAAACTAAAGCCTCCAAAATGACCATCATGTTTAATCAACACCTCTCCAAAACAGTTTGGacaaaaaagtatatatatctttaatgTAGTTTGTGTTGCCTATAGAGGAAATCAACACAAAATGCACGACAGGGACTAAAAGTAGTTCCTCAAAAGGTGTTTTAGACTTATTGCCCAAATCACATCAGCAGTATCAAATTACAACATTCGAAACGCATTTCTCTTGAttttgattttctctttttttattagttttgtttCCAGTACAACGAAAACATGGAAAGAGGAAGCCTAAAAGGAATTCTTGTTAAAGTGATCTGTAACAAGATAGCTTGTgttactaaaaataaaacctcaaGAAAAACATGAGCGTTGAAATGTGTGTACCTAACAAGAAATGCATTATACATGGGCatgggaggctgtggcgcaggGGGATAGTGCGTTGATCCTTGGATCAGGGAAGCACAAGTTGCAGACAGCATGACGTTGAGTCCTTGGACAAGATTTTTCATCCCAAGTTTCTCCTGTGGAGATTGAcagtgtatgtaagtcgctttggataaaagcggctaacatgtaatgtaatgcaacGGTTCCTTAATTCCAATGTGGATTGGTAGCAGATCTTAAGTGATATTTTTCTGTTACAGGCAACGGGGTGGTGATACACCTGCCAGGTCTGTTTGAGGAGGCTCATAAGAACCTGCAGAAAGGCAAAGGTAACGTTTTGTAAGGTTCAGTGATGTGTACTATTGTCTTCCATAGAAAGCTATCAGTAAATAGGGACATTTCAGCAGAAGATGTTTTGACATGGTACAGAAGTAAAGGCACGTGTGTCAATAActaaaaaagaagataaaatgTCTGCTGTGCAAAGATCTGTTGTAGTTCTGgcaatttttaaatgtatatttgctgattttcttttgtatgCCACTTATAGTATGGCTAGAGATGTACAGGGAAACTCATGGCGCCTATACATATGTTTTTAGCCTAATATATGGGTTTTGAAAAATATAAGGGGCTTTTCATTTGTCTGAAACTTTCAGTGGTGTACAGtatcagataaaataaaaggggaaaataaTGGGTATTGGTATTTGCTCCTAAAACATATAGAGATATGTCCCTAACACACTTGAGGTCTGGAATAAATGATGAAGGATGTGTCAACACCTGCtcaatatttgttgttgtacaAACATGTCATGTGTGTTCTGTTGTGTTGCGTGCAGGATTACAAGGATGGGAGAAGAGATTAAAGATTTCTGACCGTGCCCACCTTGGTGAGTAAACATTACTTTGTTCACATTTTCGGGTTAGAAATGTCCTCGTATTGACAGTCACTATATCCGCCTCTAGTGTTCAACTTCCATCAAGCTGTTGATGGAATCCAggagcagcagcggcagcaacAAGAAGGGAAAAAGTAATTCTGCTATATTTAGTTGAAATACTGCATATCTTTCACGTTGAAGTGTATATTCTAATGTTTGTTATGATTATTAATGTTGTGTTCTTTTTATCTTCAGCTTGGGAACCACCAAGAAGGGTATTGGTCCGGCCTACTCCTCCAAAGCCGCCCGGAACGGTCTGAGAGTCTGTGACCTCGTCTCTGACTTCAAAGTCTTTGAGGACAAGTGAGTtttctcttgttcttttttatataattagCTTAAATTATagtatttttgataataaaggTAAGTGTCTTTAGTGAATAATTTCAGCCTTGCAAAGATACAAGGTTGACTCTAGAAGTTAATTTGACAAATACTTCTTAAACTTTGGAGAGAACTATGTCTACCTCAAAGAGCAGACACATATTTCAACAGTTTAGTGTATTGAATTACAAGACACAGCAGTTTAGTGTATAATAAATGCCCATTTCCAGACATATACATGTACAGtagggcaaaaaagtatttagtcagccaccaattgtgcaagttctcccatttaaaaagatgagagaggcctgtaatttttatcataggtatacctcaactatgagagacagaatggggtaaacaatccaggaaatcacattgtaggatttttaatgaattaattttctaatgattgtggaaaataagtatttggtcaataacaaaagttcatctcaatactttgttatataccctttgttggcaatgacagaggtcaaacgtgttctgtaagtcttcacaaggtttcacactgttgctggtattttggcccattcctccatgcagatctcctctaaagcagtgatgttttggggctgtcgctgggcaacacggactttcaactccccccaaagattttctatggggttgagatctggagactagctaggccactccaggaccttgaaatgcttcttacgaagccactccttcgttgccctggcggtgtgtttgggatcattgtcatgctgaaagacccagccacgcttcatcttcagtgcccttgctgatggaaggaggttttcactcaaagtctcacgatacatggccccattcattctttcctttacacggatcagtcgtcctggtccctttgcagaaaaacagcccaaagcatgatgtttccacccccatgcttcacagtaggtatggtgttctttggatgcaactctgcattctttctcctccaaacacgacgagttgagtttttaccaaaaagttctattttggtttcatctgaccatatgacattctcccaatcctcttctggatcatccaaatgccctctagcaaacttcagacgggcctggacatgtactggcttgagcagggggacacgtctggaactgcaggatttaagtccctggcggcgtagtgtgttactgatggtagcctctgttactttggtcccagctctctgcaggtcattcactaggtccccccgtgtggttctgggatttttgctcaccgttcttgtgatcattttgaccccacggggtgagatcttgcgtggagccccagatcgagggagattagcagtggtcttgtatgtcctccattttctaataattgctcccacagttgatttcttcacaccaagctgcttacctattgcagattcagttttcccagcctggtgcaggtctgcaattttgtctctggtctcctttgacagctctttggtcttggccatagtggagtttggagtatgactgtttgaggttgtggacaggtgtcttttatactgataacgagttcaaaaaggtgccattaatacaggtaacgagtggaggacagaggagcctcttaaagaagaagttacaggtctgtgagagccagaaatcttgcttgtttgtaggtgaccaaatacttattttaccgaggaatttaccaattaattcattacaaatcctacaatgtgatttcctggatttttttcctcattctgtctctcatagttgaagtatacctatgatgaaaattacaggcctctctcatctttttaaatgggagaacttgcacaattggtggctgactaaatacttttttgccccactgtacatgggTAGATTGAGGTATGGTAggaataaatataaagtcaAAAATACTTggttaataatgataataatcctaaataaatcacaaataaatgaagaaagatatacacaaaataaaataaattaataatgcaaTAAAAGTTTAACAATACTGATTTTAAAAATCTAAGGGAAAATGAATCAATCATCCaataagtaaaaagaaaagaaactatCTATATAAAACACAGCTGTGGAAAgggaccactgcagcattatcagtttctctggttttactgtttataggtatgtctttgagtaaaaggaacattttattttattgtataatcTACTGACTGCATTTCTCTGTGtgggaattcaacagacactggaatatgctggctgccacacatgtagagattgagatttaagaaacatttggtgTGGTCTCTCCAAGTGCCAGCTTTCGTGTTACAATGCATTGTTATTGTCGTGTCAGTGTCAGTGTCTCTTGCCACCAGATGGCATCACCTGGCTTGGTGCACTGTGAATACTCTGTCCAGTATAGAATGTTGTGAAATGATATGTATTGATTGTGTATTTTGCATACATAGGGCTGCATGTGAACGTTATTAAACGTGGGTAGGCAGACTCTAactctgtgtgtctttgcagaTTTCGCATGTTGGCAGATCATTTCCTCACGATGTATCCGAAGCTGAACGTGGACGTCGACagtgagctgcagcagctgaaggTGCGGTTATCATGTAGTCAGGAAATACTGACGGACTCACACTTTGTCCTGACTCACTTGGCATTGATATGGAGACAAAGGACCCTTTTTCTTTGAAGTGGGCACTTAGACATGTCACTGGAAAATGCTCAGGTGTAAAGTAATGCAATGAATGACGGCTGGATGTAGCTGCTGTAGTTTCAAGGTCCTTCTATTGTGCAAACTGTCATGGCAACAGAGATATTGTTAAGGTTCTCACTAACAGCTGTGCTTTTACTACTGTGACCATTTCTAATGTCTGCTGGGAGAAATGGCTACAGTTTGTGtatgaaaacatgtatttattctacATTTGGGTTGACTTGGGTTAACTGCGGGATCATTGGTGTACATACAGATTATTTTGCACAGTGGAACCTGCTACCCCACAGCTATATTAACCCAAAATTAGCACATTTTGCTGTGATTAGGATTCTGATTTTTAACAGTGTAAATTCATGCaatgtatgcattttttaatACAGTAATTATTACGGTACACAGCTGCTATATCTACAAATTCAAACAAAATAGTatttaacccatttaggcctaaaacgcctggaaaaaatgcctggaaaacctatgggcgattttagaagaaccccctacaacctgaagtgtttctggaatttcagcaattgtgtcaaccCCTACTAAATACTttatttctcagcctctgtagcagatagaaacaaaattcaaaaagtatttgagagcGTACAGCTGTGGCTCTTATGAGTGGCATCTGCAGGTAAATCGACTTTCACCcctggggtgcggttgaaaaaactctgtggataagagtggtaattctccgtcctccactcggtttcaaaaccttcaaactcatggtcatcatcgtcatcatcttCAAACATTtgtcttaaccataaatcccggtcgattggtTTGATGGGTTCAAAGCAGTCAGCATAATGTcttcagcgctgtgcagatcgtcaatatcactaccttcactaacttcagaattccctccTCAGTAGACTAAGTCTGCCATGCTCGAAAAAaactgttctaatcctttaaaatgatgccctgacttcagatttggtccgtcagatttaaaaacaacgacgctaatgcgacttctcccggtcacatAGCTAAACATCagcgactgccatcggtgatgtcaccttattttaccgatgtgccgatggtggtaaataggactaatgtctcaccgatgtatcggtgcaaCCCTAGTCTAAGCACTTGTTGGTGACTGTTTCTCAGGAATATGCAGAGAAACTGCGCCCTCTGGTGACCGATGGTGTGTACTTCATGCACAAAGCTCTTAACGGTCCCAGTAAGAAAATCCTGGTGGAGGGAGCCAACGCCGCTCTGCTGGATATTGACTTTGGTAAGCAACACACGATTTGTGGAATCAATAACTAAGATggttggatgtttttttcttcccgAGTTAACCGATGTCTCTGTGTTCAGGGACGTATCCTTTTGTGACATCTTCCAACTGCACCGTTGGAGGAGTGTGCACCGGCCTCGGCGTGCCTCCATCATACGTCGGCCGGGTATACGGTGTCGTCAAAGCGTACACCACCCGGGTGGGCGTCGGTGCTTTCCCAACAGAGCAGGATGATGTAAGTAGGGACACGTTTGGGAAGAGCCGATGTGTGATACTGTCAAATGACCATATCAGGACAGCGGAGAGTCTGCATATCTTCCGTCCCAAACTGAAGACCCACCTCTTTTGGTTATACCGTGGCAAataatccccccaaaaaataaacgCACTTAAGAGTTTTACTTATACTTATGTATCAAAATGATATTGCTAATTTGAAGTTAATATTTCAGCACTGTTCTTGTTGTcctttatggtttattgcacttttcGTAAGTCGCTTTGgctaaaagcatcagctaaatgctaTGTAATGTACTAAATGTTTGGATTGgggtaatggaaatattttagaCCAATATTCAGGGacatagtaaaaaaaagaaagaagaaatcTGACCATTTCCAGAGATGTGGCATCTTATATTTGTCTTTATGGATGAGTTGCATACAATTAACTTTATCTGAAATAATtctaaaataaatctaatattTAAAAGGGAATCACATTATTTGGAAATCAAGAGATGGATGCATCACAATATATTGCTGACACACTGGGGGTGTGAAAGATGAAAGGTGCTGCAGGGATGGTACGCAAATCACATCAAACAGAGTATGATAATAACTTTGAAAACCTGGTCAGACATTGGTTTAAAAGCTATAATATTGCTGGGAAGCTCTTTAACCAGACACCTGTTA
This Eleginops maclovinus isolate JMC-PN-2008 ecotype Puerto Natales chromosome 11, JC_Emac_rtc_rv5, whole genome shotgun sequence DNA region includes the following protein-coding sequences:
- the adssl gene encoding adenylosuccinate synthase, like, encoding MASDNSTMANVNGRETVPLNGEPVVKRPRESVSQESSLRFPKEPINKVTVVLGAQWGDEGKGKVVDLLAMDADIVCRCQGGNNAGHTVVVDSVEYDFHLLPSGVLNKKAVSFIGNGVVIHLPGLFEEAHKNLQKGKGLQGWEKRLKISDRAHLVFNFHQAVDGIQEQQRQQQEGKNLGTTKKGIGPAYSSKAARNGLRVCDLVSDFKVFEDKFRMLADHFLTMYPKLNVDVDSELQQLKEYAEKLRPLVTDGVYFMHKALNGPSKKILVEGANAALLDIDFGTYPFVTSSNCTVGGVCTGLGVPPSYVGRVYGVVKAYTTRVGVGAFPTEQDDELGDLLQSRGREFGVTTGRKRRCGWLDLILVRYAHMVNGFSAIALTKLDILDTLEEIKVGVAYKVDGQPLPSFPANMDVLTRVSVDYETLPGWSCSTEEARSFEELPLNAQKYIRFIEDFLQVPVKWVGVGKSRESIVKLF